The following proteins are co-located in the Seriola aureovittata isolate HTS-2021-v1 ecotype China chromosome 7, ASM2101889v1, whole genome shotgun sequence genome:
- the bcam gene encoding basal cell adhesion molecule isoform X1, whose translation MDGITFGRTSLLCTLLTALIVCSEALNVKVAPKVEVLKGETAKLPCTFTLPSSASNPIVEWYFEEQGTRRRVAFRSQGGDGSDENTPLTGRVAIEQDYTLTISSTQPSDELTFYCQVNTGLAGVAEAASMLKVFFAPEKPELTRPSSQAISVGETTSSEIGTCVTMNGHPQPRIIWFKDEQPLPEVKDRKEQTYMIPSVVKEASGLYTITSTLYMQPTKADKDSVFQCTVEYSMPGDQIKQKKSDTITINLNYPSEEATFSLLNTDQVKEGDTVTMKCETDGNPQPEFDFTKDGKMISGQGGLLTLKSVKRTDTGVYKCTATDFDNLDADLSGTINLNVHYIDPVNVIPAEPQVVMLGDKVEWQCKTKASTQHTVQWKKGSEVLSQDGTLSIQDVSYDKAGEYMCIGAVPSVPGLTAEATVSLTVKGKPMIETPVPTEVAKEDDMVTLKCSAYGSPAPQFTWNPAGKESVSVEGNKLVSTVTLKATAEVMKNGVTCEVTNEFGTDSKKLPVSLTRAIDNTADRVLLSGNPVLKSADKQQGGSSGVVIAVVVCVLLLLLLVALIYFLNKKSKLPCSKKGKKEVASGEVNNDIVVEMKTDKANEEAGLLNKRPSTEQ comes from the exons TATGCAGTGAGGCTCTGAATGTGAAGGTGGCTCCTAAAGTGGAGGTGTTAAAAGGAGAGACTGCCAAACTGCCCTGCACTTTTACTCTCCCATCATCAGCAAGCAACCCTATTGTTGAATGGTACTTT GAGGAGCAGGGAACCAGGAGGCGCGTGGCTTTCCGCTCCCAGGGTGGAGATGGAAGTGACGAGAACACCCCTCTCACTGGCAGGGTCGCTATCGAACAGGACTACACCTTGACCATCTCCTCCACTCAGCCCTCCGACGAGCTTACCTTCTACTGCCAAGTCAACACCGGCCTCGCTGGGGTCGCAGAAGCTGCCTCTATGCTTAAAGTCTTCT TTGCTCCCGAGAAGCCGGAACTCACAAGACCATCGAGTCAGGCCATTTCTGTGGGAGAGACCACCAGCTCCGAG ATTGGCACCTGTGTGACAATGAATGGACATCCCCAGCCAAGAATTATCTGGTTCAAAGATGAACAGCCGCTACCTGAAGTCAAGGACAGGAAAGAGC AGACCTACATGATTCCCTCTGTGGTGAAGGAGGCCTCGGGTCTCTACACTATCACGAGCACCCTGTACATGCAGCCCACCAAGGCTGACAAGGACTCCGTGTTCCAGTGCACTGTGGAGTACAGCATGCCAGGCGACCAGATCAAACAGAAGAAGTCTGACACCATCACCATCAACCTCAACT ATCCATCTGAGGAAGCGACATTTTCCCTTCTCAACACCGATCAAGTCAAAGAGGGCGATACTGTCACTATGAAGTGTGAGACTGATGGAAACCCTCAGCCTGAGTTTGACTTCACTAAAGAC GGAAAAATGATCAGTGGTCAGGGTGGTCTCCTGACGCTGAAATCTGTCAAGCGCACGGACACTGGCGTGTACAAATGCACCGCCACAGATTTCGATAACTTGGACGCTGACCTGAGCGGAACAATCAACCTCAATGTCCACT ACATCGACCCGGTGAACGTGATCCCTGCCGAGCCTCAAGTCGTCATGCTTGGAGACAAGGTGGAATGGCAGTGTAAGACCAAGGCCTCCACTCAGCACACTGTTCAGTGGAAAAAG GGCTCCGAGGTCCTCTCTCAGGACGGCACTCTGTCAATACAAGATGTTTCCTATGATAAAGCTGGAGAGTACATGTGTATTGGAGCCGTTCCATCTGTGCCAGGACTGACAGCCGAGGCTACTGTCAGCCTCACTGTCAaag GAAAGCCGATGATTGAGACTCCGGTTCCTACAGAGGTGGCGAAGGAAGACGACATGGTGACTCTGAAGTGCTCGGCCTACGGCTCCCCTGCCCCTCAGTTCACATGGAATCCCGCAGGAAAAGAG TCGGTATCAGTGGAGGGTAACAAGTTGGTGAGCACCGTGACCCTGAAAGCCACAGCCGAGGTCATGAAAAACGGGGTGACCTGCGAGGTCACCAACGAGTTTGGAACTGATAGCAAGAAATTGCCGGTATCTCTCACaagag CAATTGACAACACGGCCGACAGAG TGCTGCTCTCTGGAAACCCTGTGCTTAAGTCAG CTGACAAGCAGCAGGGAGGCTCCAGCGGGGTGGTGATAGCCGTGGTggtgtgtgttctgctgctcctgctgctggtggcCCTCATCTACTTCCTGAACAAGAAGAGCAAGCTGCCCTGCAGCAAGAAGGGCAAGAAGGAAGT GGCCAGCGGAGAGGTGAACAACGACATTGTAGTggagatgaagacagacaaGGCCAATGAAGAGGCCGGTCTCCTCAACAAGAGACCGTCCACAGAACAG TGA
- the bcam gene encoding basal cell adhesion molecule isoform X2, translating to MDGITFGRTSLLCTLLTALIVCSEALNVKVAPKVEVLKGETAKLPCTFTLPSSASNPIVEWYFEEQGTRRRVAFRSQGGDGSDENTPLTGRVAIEQDYTLTISSTQPSDELTFYCQVNTGLAGVAEAASMLKVFFAPEKPELTRPSSQAISVGETTSSEIGTCVTMNGHPQPRIIWFKDEQPLPEVKDRKEQTYMIPSVVKEASGLYTITSTLYMQPTKADKDSVFQCTVEYSMPGDQIKQKKSDTITINLNYPSEEATFSLLNTDQVKEGDTVTMKCETDGNPQPEFDFTKDGKMISGQGGLLTLKSVKRTDTGVYKCTATDFDNLDADLSGTINLNVHYIDPVNVIPAEPQVVMLGDKVEWQCKTKASTQHTVQWKKGSEVLSQDGTLSIQDVSYDKAGEYMCIGAVPSVPGLTAEATVSLTVKGKPMIETPVPTEVAKEDDMVTLKCSAYGSPAPQFTWNPAGKESVSVEGNKLVSTVTLKATAEVMKNGVTCEVTNEFGTDSKKLPVSLTRAIDNTADRADKQQGGSSGVVIAVVVCVLLLLLLVALIYFLNKKSKLPCSKKGKKEVASGEVNNDIVVEMKTDKANEEAGLLNKRPSTEQ from the exons TATGCAGTGAGGCTCTGAATGTGAAGGTGGCTCCTAAAGTGGAGGTGTTAAAAGGAGAGACTGCCAAACTGCCCTGCACTTTTACTCTCCCATCATCAGCAAGCAACCCTATTGTTGAATGGTACTTT GAGGAGCAGGGAACCAGGAGGCGCGTGGCTTTCCGCTCCCAGGGTGGAGATGGAAGTGACGAGAACACCCCTCTCACTGGCAGGGTCGCTATCGAACAGGACTACACCTTGACCATCTCCTCCACTCAGCCCTCCGACGAGCTTACCTTCTACTGCCAAGTCAACACCGGCCTCGCTGGGGTCGCAGAAGCTGCCTCTATGCTTAAAGTCTTCT TTGCTCCCGAGAAGCCGGAACTCACAAGACCATCGAGTCAGGCCATTTCTGTGGGAGAGACCACCAGCTCCGAG ATTGGCACCTGTGTGACAATGAATGGACATCCCCAGCCAAGAATTATCTGGTTCAAAGATGAACAGCCGCTACCTGAAGTCAAGGACAGGAAAGAGC AGACCTACATGATTCCCTCTGTGGTGAAGGAGGCCTCGGGTCTCTACACTATCACGAGCACCCTGTACATGCAGCCCACCAAGGCTGACAAGGACTCCGTGTTCCAGTGCACTGTGGAGTACAGCATGCCAGGCGACCAGATCAAACAGAAGAAGTCTGACACCATCACCATCAACCTCAACT ATCCATCTGAGGAAGCGACATTTTCCCTTCTCAACACCGATCAAGTCAAAGAGGGCGATACTGTCACTATGAAGTGTGAGACTGATGGAAACCCTCAGCCTGAGTTTGACTTCACTAAAGAC GGAAAAATGATCAGTGGTCAGGGTGGTCTCCTGACGCTGAAATCTGTCAAGCGCACGGACACTGGCGTGTACAAATGCACCGCCACAGATTTCGATAACTTGGACGCTGACCTGAGCGGAACAATCAACCTCAATGTCCACT ACATCGACCCGGTGAACGTGATCCCTGCCGAGCCTCAAGTCGTCATGCTTGGAGACAAGGTGGAATGGCAGTGTAAGACCAAGGCCTCCACTCAGCACACTGTTCAGTGGAAAAAG GGCTCCGAGGTCCTCTCTCAGGACGGCACTCTGTCAATACAAGATGTTTCCTATGATAAAGCTGGAGAGTACATGTGTATTGGAGCCGTTCCATCTGTGCCAGGACTGACAGCCGAGGCTACTGTCAGCCTCACTGTCAaag GAAAGCCGATGATTGAGACTCCGGTTCCTACAGAGGTGGCGAAGGAAGACGACATGGTGACTCTGAAGTGCTCGGCCTACGGCTCCCCTGCCCCTCAGTTCACATGGAATCCCGCAGGAAAAGAG TCGGTATCAGTGGAGGGTAACAAGTTGGTGAGCACCGTGACCCTGAAAGCCACAGCCGAGGTCATGAAAAACGGGGTGACCTGCGAGGTCACCAACGAGTTTGGAACTGATAGCAAGAAATTGCCGGTATCTCTCACaagag CAATTGACAACACGGCCGACAGAG CTGACAAGCAGCAGGGAGGCTCCAGCGGGGTGGTGATAGCCGTGGTggtgtgtgttctgctgctcctgctgctggtggcCCTCATCTACTTCCTGAACAAGAAGAGCAAGCTGCCCTGCAGCAAGAAGGGCAAGAAGGAAGT GGCCAGCGGAGAGGTGAACAACGACATTGTAGTggagatgaagacagacaaGGCCAATGAAGAGGCCGGTCTCCTCAACAAGAGACCGTCCACAGAACAG TGA